The genomic stretch AAGCAAATATGGATAAACCAAATATTAGTATGCAAAATAAACTGGTTTACTCCCTTTTTCGCACCACGCAATAAAAACTCTCACCCTCCAGATATGCAGTGTAACCTTCGTACACTTTCAGCAACTCGAAACACACCAACTAAAAGGTCCTACCGTCACCCCCCCTCACTCTGAACTTTCAAACAACAATTGTGAGTAGTAAAAGAGTTTGGTTGAAGccaaaacaacaatataaaacatcCTGTAATTCCTTCTCTGCAGTAAAAATAAGTTGCGGGGCATTTACTGCGAACTATGGCATTTTTACTTATGGCAAGTGTATTCTGCAGCATTGAGCTATAAGTGAATTCTCCCGCTGGGCTGTGCTGTCAAACTAACTCGTGACTGTAATGAGCCAGATTACTTCACACCTGTCTTCTAgatctggaaaaataaacaacaaatgaatTAAAGCAGTTGATGAAAATTGTCCAGAGTCTGTTACTACAGGTCGGCAGCAGTGGTGCTTCCCAGTGTCTAGCCGGGCATGAGAAGAGCTTGGGCTTTCTCGATAGGCAACATAGACGCTGGATGGCAGGAGCCCAGCTGTACGGCGGGTAACGCCCCCAGGCGGGAGTTCAGTTCTGAGGCCCTGAGGAGGTCAGATGCCAGCAGCGGTGCATGACGCTGATGGCTGTCAGGGGAGCCGCGGGCGAAGAGTGCTGAGGTGTTTTTAAGTTCGCAGTGAAGAGGCGGGAGGGTCGCAAGACAGCCGGGACAGAAGAAGGAAGCAGCCGACCAGGTTTGAGAGGTTTCCACATCAGACATTGGTTCAGGATGTATGTGGCCCATGGAAGCGAGGAGGGAGCCCCACAGACACAAGACTGACGTCTGCGCGGAAGCCGATGGCGGATTTGGTATGTGGTGCTGACCGCTTTCAGGGGCACTGGCTTGACGGTTCAGGGTCTTGTTGGCCGGAACGCAGCAGGGAGGGCGCTGGgccacagcaggaggttctggTTTGAGGTCTGAGGTCTGAAGGAAGCTCGGAGAGATGTCAGCCGGGGGTGCGAGCGGGGACTGACCGGCCCTGGAGAGAGTGAGCTGGTGCAGCACAGCGCTGGTGGCGATGAGGCCTGTCACGCTGGTCAGATAGACCAGGCCGAGCATACAGGtcacctgaaaacaaaatgagatcAAACCTcaaataaaagtgatttaaagacGTTCATTAAGTTATAAATAAAGAGCTAAAACAGAAGACATTTAAAGCTCCCCTCTCACCTTAGTAAAGTGCAGGTAGATGGCTGTGAGGGCCTGACTCCAGGCTGATTGTTCCAGCAGCACGCAGAGGTCAGTGTAGGTGAACCAGCCGCGCTTCATCCCCTGCCGCTCCGCGATGCTGAGGATCCAGAAGCCAGAGTCAGAAATCTTCACATTTTTGCGTATTTCTTGGTGACACTGTATTTCAGTGGTGAAGGTGAGAACCTACCTGGTTTCCAGATGACTTAATATGTCAAAGAAGTCATTCGGCTCCGTGAAAAGGCTCCACTCCtaaaacacatgacacacgggTTGGGACAAAGAACTACAACCAAATATAAGCACAcatagacagagacagagacacacacttacaatgGCATTCAAGAAGTTCATCTCCAGGTTATTGACAGTTTGGACGTCCAGCTTCCCGGCCGCTCCCCACTCATCGTTGAAaacctcctcgtcctctccttCATCATACAGGTACTTGCTGGCAACCATCTGATTCAATGAGAAATCCACAGCTTTTGTTAATGCAACATCATTGTACTCTCTTACTCGCAGGGATCAGCAGAATGGCCCTTAACACCCAACTCCATTCTGCAGTGAGCAGTAAAAACACTATAAATAACTCCAGACATATTTAGAAGCATTCCGAACCTGAAACACATACCATAGAGATCAGGAAGAGGTCGGAGGAGGAGATCTTTTGCAGGTATTCAGGGTTTCTGTGTCGGAGCCTTTCGATGTAAACCAGCGCCAGCATCATGGCGCACGGGGAGATACACGCCTCCCTGGTGGGACCAAAAACAGATTTAACGCAACGTGGACACGACGGCGTGGAATTCAACCGATGTAAACACGAGTGAAAAGTGCACCAACCTGACGACATGCGACGCGTACTTCTTCTGGAGCTTTCTGATCGGGCTTGGGGCAGATTTCTGGAAGATTTCAACGGCAATATCTGCAATAAACAAGACAGGAAGGTGACTCAGGCGATTGCATCTATTGATTTCAAGTCTATTattgacattttatatatttgatactcctgtgaagcactttgttaaGAAACGTGCTAAacacattaattattattaagtgTATAAAAGCACAACTTTGCAGACTAAACACAATATTCTCTATGATCTGGCAACAAATCAGGAGAGAAAACTTgtacttcctgtgtttgttatGACGATCAGAGGTTAGTTCCCTGCACTGACCCAGTGGCCTGGTTCAGAAGTTGATGGTTAACTCACCTGTAACTGGGCAGGAGAGAGCATCGAAGGTGACGTCCGTGTCCAGGCCGTAGTACAGTCGCTTCTTCACCCGCTCAGTCAACTTCTGGTGTCCAGGAATGAACTGCAAACACAGCCACGTTAGCCAGGTGGAGCTAACTgctagctttttttttttggagagcTAAGTGACGTTAGCTTAGCCGCACTGAAAAGCAGAAGTTAGCATAACACGCTTCCTGCACCACTAGCACCCTGAGCTAATGCTAGGTCGCTTCCGGTAAGTAAGTAGCTAACACCCTCAGCTTGCGTCACCGTGGTTATTTTTAGTGTTTAACGCGTAAACCCGACATTTCGTTAAGCTTTAAGTCAGAGAGCGTTTGGCACTTTCCTGTGGTATTAGCGTGGCGCCCCCGCCGTCAGCTAGCCTAGCATTAGCTCCCGCG from Hippoglossus stenolepis isolate QCI-W04-F060 chromosome 24, HSTE1.2, whole genome shotgun sequence encodes the following:
- the cnppd1 gene encoding protein CNPPD1 — its product is MFHLSDMDFDALFNEKTFQFSDFQEFTFIPGHQKLTERVKKRLYYGLDTDVTFDALSCPVTDIAVEIFQKSAPSPIRKLQKKYASHVVREACISPCAMMLALVYIERLRHRNPEYLQKISSSDLFLISMMVASKYLYDEGEDEEVFNDEWGAAGKLDVQTVNNLEMNFLNAIEWSLFTEPNDFFDILSHLETSIAERQGMKRGWFTYTDLCVLLEQSAWSQALTAIYLHFTKVTCMLGLVYLTSVTGLIATSAVLHQLTLSRAGQSPLAPPADISPSFLQTSDLKPEPPAVAQRPPCCVPANKTLNRQASAPESGQHHIPNPPSASAQTSVLCLWGSLLASMGHIHPEPMSDVETSQTWSAASFFCPGCLATLPPLHCELKNTSALFARGSPDSHQRHAPLLASDLLRASELNSRLGALPAVQLGSCHPASMLPIEKAQALLMPG